One Gammaproteobacteria bacterium DNA window includes the following coding sequences:
- a CDS encoding glycosyltransferase: MTTDGQTSASDGAARELPLVSAIMPAHNAQKYIALALDSVLTQTYKNIEVIVVDDGSTDTTAEIVQSYAGRNPRVTLLRQPNAGVASARNRAIEVSHGEYIAPIDADDIWYPEKIDKQVRYLFEAGSNTGLVYGWLARIDKNGELTGGADVSLLSGDVLAALIYRNFLCCASLPLIHRECFERLGGYNTRLQEQRASGSEDHELYLRIAEHYQFGLIEEPLVAYRTHSSSMSCDYRSMERSHFLVIGQVRERHPRIPPYLLRWAASRYYMYLELRSRQAGHHWTSICYLCKAGSVDLRMMLYPDFRRRLVLNLSRIAYWLRRAAHSLDKGAGSTTRRRLALNEIVEVNNRRPASKLRQLYGRRLETAQKLNIRRY, translated from the coding sequence GTGACTACGGATGGACAAACGTCGGCGTCAGATGGCGCGGCCCGGGAGCTTCCCTTGGTGTCGGCCATCATGCCTGCGCACAATGCGCAGAAATACATCGCGCTGGCGCTTGACTCCGTACTAACCCAAACCTACAAGAACATCGAGGTAATAGTCGTCGACGATGGCTCCACGGATACCACCGCCGAGATCGTCCAGTCATACGCTGGACGGAATCCTCGTGTGACACTGTTACGGCAGCCGAACGCGGGTGTTGCATCGGCTCGCAATCGGGCGATAGAGGTTTCGCACGGGGAATACATCGCGCCCATCGACGCCGATGACATCTGGTATCCGGAAAAAATCGATAAGCAGGTCCGCTACCTGTTCGAGGCGGGATCCAACACCGGTTTAGTTTACGGATGGTTGGCTCGCATCGATAAGAACGGTGAGCTGACGGGAGGCGCTGACGTTTCTCTTCTATCCGGAGACGTCCTAGCGGCGTTGATATACCGTAACTTCCTATGCTGCGCCAGCCTGCCGCTGATCCACCGAGAGTGCTTCGAGCGCCTCGGCGGCTATAACACACGCCTGCAGGAACAACGGGCCAGTGGCTCCGAAGACCATGAACTATACCTGCGAATCGCTGAACATTATCAATTCGGGCTTATTGAGGAACCCTTAGTGGCGTATCGAACGCATTCGAGCAGTATGTCCTGCGACTACCGCTCCATGGAGCGATCACATTTCCTCGTGATTGGCCAGGTAAGAGAACGTCATCCCCGCATTCCTCCATACCTGCTCCGATGGGCGGCCAGCCGCTATTACATGTATCTTGAATTACGGAGTAGACAAGCGGGACATCACTGGACAAGTATCTGCTATCTTTGCAAAGCGGGTTCGGTGGATTTGCGGATGATGCTCTATCCCGATTTTCGTAGACGCCTGGTATTGAACTTATCTCGCATCGCATACTGGTTGAGGCGCGCCGCTCACTCGCTGGATAAAGGCGCCGGATCGACGACTCGCCGACGCCTCGCGCTAAACGAAATTGTTGAGGTGAACAACCGGCGGCCCGCAAGCAAACTCCGACAATTGTATGGACGCCGACTGGAAACGGCACAAAAACTGAACATACGAAGATATTAG